The genomic region TAGTACTGCAATCCTCGGAGACGATCTGCAGCTCTTGGTCCCGTCTTTGCTGAGTTATAAGCTGATTGTTGGATTCCAACGGACCCCAGTATCTGTAAAGCCCAGATCAATCAATCCCAAAATCCTCAAAGCTCAATACCCCCACAATACTaaaacaatcaagaaaagcgAAATTGCTGAACTACAACATACTTGTTGGTGAAAACCATGCcaacaaagaagaaacaaatggAGAAAATGGGAATCCACTTAGCAGAAACCTTCCCATTGCCTTTTTGATTCGATTCAAGAAAAAAGGTAAAACCAAAAACCCAgaattcaaacttcaaaatcGAGCTTCAACATATGAGACTAGTGGGAGAGACGTGAGAAGAATGGGCGTTGATGGGGGCTGGAAATTTTTGAGAATGTCGATGGAAATCTTGGAATAATAATATCAgatataactaatttttatcattatttcttatttttgtcgAAGATTATGGACGCGGGTTTAGACTTTGGACTTTGGACTTTGGACAGTGGGGAAATAATTTCGCATGTTTGGCAAAAACTTGGCTATCGTGGCACCATGTCTTTGGACGAGACCTCGAGGCCAATGGACCAATGCAATCGCAATAAATTACTCTAAATTGTCAatgacttaaaaaataaattcttatgaatatatcttaatataataattatgataataatgTTGTTGTcaaagtttgaaataaaatattatttaataattcttaaaatCAGTTCTTTTATCTATCATTCTACattgctattttttattattgatttatatttttacaaaaattacatttcgTTCTTGATTACCTTAtgtttacttttcttttagaaatttccaaaaaagtaaaaacacaATTTTATATGAAGGCATCCACAAAAATTACTagaataaattagttaatacatgtaattttaatgaaatttgaattctgaattttaatttaaatatcggGAGTTAAGTTgtactttataaaatagatattaatGATAAACTATCGATAGTATTCGTAAATATTAATGACGTTAGGCCAAGATGTGGtccaaaatttcaacaattaacatatatagtaaatattttatgaaattatttcaaaaatcaatatgATAAAGTTTGGtccaacataaaattattgaacttTATACTCTAgcaaataaactaataatataagAGCCATGTGGACATGTAGGTGCagttaattcaaattaatcaaattaaccACTAATTATAGTCTCCGATTAATCGATAATTGCAAAATATGAAACGATATGAGCACATGAGATGAGAGGAGATGGTGGGGTGGTGTTCCCACCGTCAGCTGCCTTTGTGGTACATTGACTTGGaccttgaaaatgaaaagcacGGAACATTCTTCGGACCAACACCGACCAATTATCACCCcccaaaagaaattatgtgtatatataattgacaacaatctattttattagtatttttaaaactaaagaTTTGTagaaatttatgattaaattcCTTATGTTTAAGTACACCTACTGTATGGTTGAATATCtatcaaattatttggaaTTCATAAGTCAAATTCAGTCTTATTTCATAGGCTAAATTATACGTTGCACcctaaaaataacttaaatagtCACTTTGcatatgggaaaaaaaaaataaaaattccatctagaaaatatatttttcttgcatgCTACACTAAAGGCAATTTTCAGGTTAAAGTACTCATCTAAAGGAGAGGCAATGgcataaaagaaataacacAATAGGTtgtgtgaattttgaaaatcatataaaatgaaatataaaattttaaaaatatctttaaactatagtataaagattaaaggctaaaaagtttaaataatatttagcttatatatttagttaaatattaaaatacaaaacaaaatagtatataaagatgaaatattaaacaaaatcttcaacaaatatttctatataaaagGCTGAACAAATTACTGTGCAAGTGTGcatatttaatagaaattatCTGATATAAactattcatatataatatatattaaatatgtatgttggtattatttttatataaatgaattgataagattttacatattttatacaaTCAAGAAAGATctaacaattattaaaataagaaataatatataataattaaggaCATAACGatcaattaattgatataaaaaatataatgctcttaaatatttgatgaaattaacaATATTGGGGGTTATTAATTATCTCTACCATTTTATAacgtatatattataagtgatcatatatttaatcaaagtATAATGacgttattattatgtattgaaagatgtaataaaaatattgtaacatTAATATGCAATTTTGTTGCATAAAAAAAGTCAATAAGACTTaacatttaatcaaaatttaattttatggacatatatttctttatatgtGTTTTGATAAGTGcgaacttttataatttttataaatgtcGATGCATTGagatttataaaaagaataatttatactattaattcaattaaaaaaatcacaaaaatattaaaaattaaatgaaagcaaaACCAAGGTCGTAGTGtttatattcaattcaaaaaatcaattttcaagaGATTTTCTTTAGATTATGAATGAGTAAAGGGAGaatgaaatcaaatatttagCATAGATTACGACCACAATTCCAGAATTCAATTCTAAAAGccatacataattaattagtttttttatctatcaaattgcaatttacagAATCCAATGATGAAAAATCCAACACCTTAACGCCAAAGAAAGCGAATGTTTAATTACAAACAGGACTTAATAATTGCATCATCATCTTTAGTTTTCTTCCACAGAGGCGGGACAAATTTGGAAAttccccccccaaaaaaaaaatgaaaagaaaaaggaattttCTGATATTTCTGCTGCCTATTTTTGTGGTCTAATTTTGGTTTCGTGAAATGAGTGTTTTCCTATTTAATTTTCCCccctatattatatattctcccTCTTTTTAGGTTGTTGTTCTCTCTAGAACTGCTGCTGCCGCGTGAAGATAAAGCTTCTGCTCTCATCGTCGAAGGTCTTCTCTTAATTTCACACTTATGCAATTCAatcttgtatttttctgttatgttatttttatgtacataTTGAATCGTGCTACTGTTGTTCGCTttcgattttctttttatttattttttaagtttgataaTTTTCGGTAAACCTTCTGATGCCTGTATGGTTTACCGATTACTTCCTTTGATCGTTAACTTGAATTcggttttaaatttaattttagtcggATGCGTAGATCtgaagcaaaaaagaaaaaaaaaagagcaattCAGAGGACTTCCGAcgtttcctatattttttagctAGTTTTAAAAATGGAAGCTTGAAATTTGGCGATTTCGAGGTGTTTTTACGTGTGATAGCTAACTTGTTCAAATTTGAAGCATGGAGAAAGTTCGAGTGAATATTTTGTAGATTAACAACTACTCTCTATACCTAACTCGGCAACTGTAGATTCGTGGCATATTGTAAATTCTTcgttaaaagaaaattgttgaaTACTTTCAAGTTGATGTTATCAATGAGATACAAATTGTTTGTATGCttgatttcattatcataCGTGTGCAACTGTGCGTGCTGAATGCACGTGAACTTGGTGATTGTGTGTTCTAAGATAGTAGATGGATGGTTTAGGGATGGCAATGAACTGTTGTATGTTGATGTAAGGCGTGTCCATTTGTGCTTGCCTCAATTGCACAACACTAAAACATATGGAAATGAATTCATAGACTGCATTTACTTTGTTGTAAGACTACTTTGTTTGTAGTTTCTTAAGCTTGCCTTTTATGAGCTGACTCATGGCAACGGTAGAATCTGGTGCTACTAGgagctttttcttttaacttaatgtttaatgaaatattattatctgCCCTGGATGGGAATCTGAGTTAACATCTTGCATTCTCATTGTTATCCTACTGAGGTACCAGTTTTGGTTGGAATGTGGCAATACCTGTCCTATTCTTTTTGAGACGACATTTGGTGAGGAAAAACATTATGAATGTCTATCTTTAGTATTGTGCTCTAGTATTTGACTGGAATTACATTCTTATGCTTTGTTTGAATTGAGACTATGTGTAAAGACTACTCGTGCCTTGTTTCATTGAAACACTCAACATGTGGATTCTGGAActtctttttaattagtttCCTCCTCCATTCTGTTTAGAACTTTCTGCGGctccaaatttcaatttaaacaGAATGTCGGACGGTCAAGAAACTGATAAGAACATTGAGATATGGAAAATCAAGAAGCTTATCAAAGCACTGGAAGCTGCCCGAGGCAATGGTACCAGTATGATTTCTCTTATCATGCCTCCACGCGATCAAATATCTCGTGTTACTAAGATGCTTGGAGATGAATTTGGAACTGCATCTAACATCAAAAGCAGAGTAAATCGCCAATCTGTTCTGGGTGCAATTACATCTGCTCAGCAGAGACTGAAATTGTACAATAAGGTTCCTCCAAATGGACTCGTGCTTTATACTGGAACTATCGTCACTGAGGATGGGAAGGAAAAGAAAGTAACAATTGACTTTGAGCCATTCAGGCCTATAAATGCTTCGCTTTATCTCTGTGACAACAAGTTCCACACTGAGGCGCTTAACGAACTTCTAGAATCTGATGACAAGTTTGGCTTTATTGTTATGGATGGTAATGGGACCCTTTTTGGGACATTGAGTGGTAATACTAGGGAGGTTCTTCACAAATTCACTGTGGACCTTCCTAAGAAGCATGGAAGAGGAGGACAATCTGCTTTGCGGTTTGCCCGTCTGCGGATGGAGAAGCGCCACAACTATGTGAGGAAAACAGCGGAGCTTGCaacccaattttttattaatcctCAGACAAGCCAGCCGAATGTTGCAGGACTCATACTTGCTGGTTCAGCTGACTTCAAGACGGAGCTCAGTCAGTCTGATATGTTTGATCCTCGTCTACAGGCAAAGATTTTGAATGTAGTGGATGTTTCTTACGGAGGGGAAAATGGCTTCAATCAGGCAATTGAGCTGTCCGCTGAGATCCTGTccaatgtaaaatttatacaagAGAAGCGTTTGATAGGCAAGTACTTTGAGGAGATCAGTCAGGACACTGGCAAATATGTTTTTGGTGTGGATGACACATTGAAGGTTCTAGAAATGGGTGCTGTTGAGACACTTATTGTGTGGGAAAATCTGGACATCACTAGATACATGTTGAAGAATACCGTCACTGGTGAAGTTACCATAAAACACTTCAACAAGGAGCAAGAGTCTCAGCAGAGTAACTTCCGTGATCAAGCCACAAATGCTGAATTGGAGGTTCAGGAGAAGCTGTCGCTGCTCGAATGGTTTGCCAATGAATATAGACGATTTGGTTGCACGCTGGAGTTTGTCACTAACAAATCACAAGAGGGATCCCAGTTTTGCCGAGGTTTTGGAGGAATTGGAGGAATCCTGCGCTATCAGTTGGATGTTCGAGCTTTTGATGATCTTTCTGATGATGGAGAAGTTTACGAAGATTCTGAATAGCAATCAATCAAATTCTCCATTTCCAGTGCAGGGATGGAGGGGAGGCCTGCACTGGTGCGCAAGGGCTCGCGCTTGACTCGCCGCTCGGACTACTTGGATATAAAAACTCGAAGGAATTACATGGAGGTCTGtgatttttgcatttttctaaTAATGTATATTCTGTTCTTTGCGCTATTTTTCCGTTCCATCTTTGATCTCTGTTCATCAGCACGTTTTCTGCAAATCAATGTTCTAATTGTTCTTATTACCCCCTCATTTCTCGTGGATGTGCACAGGCAACTATCTGGAGGAGATCAGAAATTGGACTTGAGAAGGGTGTACGAAGATTTGCAACCGATGTAGCTGAAACATCGTTATTGGTCAGATATGGGAACTTTGTGATTATGCTTTCAGGAGAGAGGATGGATTGCTTCTGAAAGCTAAGACATTACATCTCGTTTTTAGTTATGCCCTGGCAGTTTGGAAGACAATAATATATACTGTAATAAGTACTGCATCTGGGTTCCTATTACTGCATCAGACTTCTTTTGTTAGTAATGTATGCATGTTTGCTTATGGCAGTATACATATTCTTCTTGCTTCTTTACTGTCTAGTGAATATTTTTCCATCTCAAAGTACTTCCATTTCACTAGATGACGTTGACGAACATATCTTCTTTATATGAAGAGAAGGGAACAGTGCATAACAATATTACTGCGTAGGTGATGAGAAGTCGAGAAATGAATGCATAGTCGACCTCAAGCGCAAGTATTTTCAAACGTGTGCATGTATCCTTCTTATTGTGGTTCCAAAACTCCTGCACATGTCTGGGCTGTTTTCCTATCTGGTCTACAAAGACCCAATAGTTGTTAATTGGAAACTGAGGCCCAGGCCCAGGTCCAGGCCCAAGCTTAATATCCATTTAAAAGGATGGATCAGCATGTAAGATCCAACGGTTTAAGTTAACCCTAGAAAGCTACCACAATACTTCCACCCCACCGCGTTATTCTTCACAACACCATGACCTTCTGAAGAAATGGAAGCCCTAGACGGCTGCTTCAGCTGATGCCGAGAAATGGTCAGTCCCGACTCGATCTTTACCAAATTTCTTGCGTAGACATGAAAGCGCTAGATGGCActttaatttaactatttcttcttcttttcaaaatgtatttttgactTATTAACAAAAGATGGAAATGATGGCATCAAGTAAAAGGTCTGAGCAGGATGGGCAATGTGGAGGATAGAGGTTTGAAAACTAGCAGAAAATGAGGAAGAGGGCTTCCGTCTGTGTTGGTTCGAGTGTTACATACAGACGCTCGCAACCTGTTCCATAACAAAATCGCCATTTTGGTGATATGGGCTAAGAAAAGGCGTGATTGCATTCTAACATTGAATCGCAATTT from Sesamum indicum cultivar Zhongzhi No. 13 linkage group LG3, S_indicum_v1.0, whole genome shotgun sequence harbors:
- the LOC105159510 gene encoding eukaryotic peptide chain release factor subunit 1-3-like, yielding MSDGQETDKNIEIWKIKKLIKALEAARGNGTSMISLIMPPRDQISRVTKMLGDEFGTASNIKSRVNRQSVLGAITSAQQRLKLYNKVPPNGLVLYTGTIVTEDGKEKKVTIDFEPFRPINASLYLCDNKFHTEALNELLESDDKFGFIVMDGNGTLFGTLSGNTREVLHKFTVDLPKKHGRGGQSALRFARLRMEKRHNYVRKTAELATQFFINPQTSQPNVAGLILAGSADFKTELSQSDMFDPRLQAKILNVVDVSYGGENGFNQAIELSAEILSNVKFIQEKRLIGKYFEEISQDTGKYVFGVDDTLKVLEMGAVETLIVWENLDITRYMLKNTVTGEVTIKHFNKEQESQQSNFRDQATNAELEVQEKLSLLEWFANEYRRFGCTLEFVTNKSQEGSQFCRGFGGIGGILRYQLDVRAFDDLSDDGEVYEDSE